From Clostridiales bacterium, one genomic window encodes:
- a CDS encoding ATP-dependent DNA ligase — MGDLFIDKNIDPMLLYETDPFDDEDYIYELKLDGIRCVAFVEPKSVVLQNKRHKDVTDKYPELSGMKKCVKRKVVLDGELVVLTDGKPNFYALQKRSLMDDEIKIKLAANKNPVQFVAYDILYYDGKDLTNKPLLERKEILYKAVTEGNGLSVSRYIEKNGIAFFELAKQEQLEGIVAKKKDGLYHIGKRTHDWVKIKVMQDEDLLVCGYQPDEVGNVKDLILGYYDDDGELKCRGKVYLGVSESDRKIIGEFAKKNKIKTPHFDKYKNAVWLKPELVGTAHFMHETENGGMRQPVWKGLRDDK; from the coding sequence ATGGGTGATTTGTTCATAGACAAAAATATTGATCCGATGCTACTGTACGAAACAGATCCGTTTGATGATGAAGATTATATTTATGAGCTGAAATTAGACGGAATACGTTGTGTAGCGTTTGTCGAGCCTAAGTCCGTAGTATTGCAAAATAAGCGGCACAAGGATGTTACGGATAAATATCCCGAATTGTCGGGTATGAAGAAGTGCGTAAAAAGAAAAGTCGTACTCGATGGCGAGCTTGTTGTCCTAACGGACGGCAAGCCGAATTTTTATGCTTTGCAAAAACGCAGTCTTATGGACGACGAAATCAAGATAAAGCTTGCCGCGAATAAAAATCCCGTACAGTTCGTTGCTTACGATATACTCTACTATGACGGCAAGGACTTGACGAACAAGCCGTTGCTTGAGAGAAAAGAAATACTCTATAAAGCAGTGACCGAAGGGAACGGATTGAGTGTGTCGAGATATATAGAAAAGAACGGCATAGCTTTTTTCGAGCTTGCGAAGCAAGAACAGTTGGAAGGTATAGTCGCAAAGAAAAAGGACGGACTGTACCATATAGGCAAGCGCACGCATGATTGGGTGAAGATAAAGGTCATGCAGGATGAGGATTTACTTGTTTGCGGCTATCAGCCGGATGAAGTCGGGAATGTAAAAGATTTGATACTCGGATATTACGATGATGACGGCGAACTAAAATGCCGTGGCAAAGTGTATCTCGGTGTATCGGAAAGCGACAGAAAAATAATTGGCGAGTTTGCCAAAAAGAATAAAATTAAAACCCCACATTTCGATAAGTACAAAAACGCGGTGTGGCTGAAGCCCGAACTTGTA
- a CDS encoding Ku protein, with amino-acid sequence MAYSYKGSISFGLVYIPVTLHSVVKNNDIGFNMIDKKTMSRVRYKKTCEDCSGREVKQDEIVKGYEYEDGKYVIFDDSDFEKLKTKKDKNIIIERFVPLGDVDPIYFDKPYYVVPTGAEKAFAVLITAMEQEDKAAVAKTVLGTKETLILIRAKNGQMLLNTLFFEEEIVNNPAKAITEKGTDGELKMAKAIIEGMSGAFEPELYKDEYREKVKKAIEQKIAGKEIVAKKEKADMSAASLMEALQKSLALMDVTPKPKYKSTKKSNSTQKNTATKRRA; translated from the coding sequence ATGGCATACAGTTATAAAGGCAGTATAAGTTTCGGTTTGGTATATATTCCTGTAACACTCCACAGCGTAGTCAAGAACAATGACATCGGCTTTAATATGATAGACAAAAAAACGATGAGTCGTGTTCGCTATAAAAAGACGTGCGAGGATTGTAGCGGTCGGGAAGTCAAGCAAGACGAAATAGTAAAAGGGTACGAGTACGAGGACGGCAAGTATGTCATTTTCGATGACTCGGATTTTGAAAAGCTCAAAACTAAAAAGGATAAGAACATTATAATAGAGAGGTTCGTGCCGCTCGGCGACGTCGATCCTATTTATTTTGACAAGCCATACTATGTTGTGCCGACGGGCGCGGAAAAAGCGTTCGCCGTGCTTATAACGGCTATGGAACAAGAGGACAAAGCAGCGGTAGCAAAGACGGTGCTTGGCACAAAAGAAACACTCATACTCATTCGAGCCAAGAACGGTCAAATGCTGCTTAATACTTTATTCTTTGAGGAAGAGATTGTAAACAATCCGGCAAAAGCAATCACGGAGAAAGGTACGGACGGCGAGCTTAAAATGGCAAAGGCAATCATTGAGGGCATGAGCGGCGCATTCGAACCGGAGTTGTACAAAGATGAGTACCGCGAAAAAGTTAAGAAGGCGATAGAACAAAAGATCGCTGGGAAGGAAATAGTTGCCAAAAAAGAGAAAGCCGATATGTCTGCGGCAAGCCTGATGGAAGCATTACAAAAGAGTCTTGCGCTAATGGATGTTACGCCCAAGCCGAAATATAAAAGCACGAAAAAGAGCAATTCAACCCAAAAGAATACGGCAACGAAAAGGCGTGCGTGA